ACGCTTTTCAACAGATCCGCCCCATTTATCATCACGTCGGTTTGAGTGAGGTGAGAAGAACTGCTGGATCAAGTACGTGTTGGCACCATGGATTTCCACACCGTCAAAACCAGCTTCAATCGCACGGCGCGTTGCATCACCGAATGCCTTAATAATTGTCTCAATCTCATCATTTGTCAGCTCACGAGGTGTCATTGCGCCTTCACGTACAGGAGCCACAGCACTTGCACTCACTGTCTGGTTATCCGGCAGCAGTTCAGGCGGTGCCATTCTGCCAGCATGGAAAATTTGTAAAATCGCTTTTGCACCTTCACCTTTGATCGTATCAGCAAGCTGCTTCAGGCTTGGAACCAGGTCATCACGATGTGCACCGATTTCGCCGTGGAAGCCCTTCCCGTCATCCGTTACGTTAGCAACTGCAGTCAGTACTGCCCCAACACCACCGGAACGGACGCGGTAATATTCAAGTTCCTCGTCTGTTACTTCACCGTTATCCTTTGAAGAAAAGTTCGTCATTGGTGCCATCAGCACTCTATTTCTAAGCGTAATTCCATTTTTAAATGTAAATGATTCTAAGA
This region of Jeotgalibacillus malaysiensis genomic DNA includes:
- a CDS encoding NADH-dependent flavin oxidoreductase — encoded protein: MTKKFLESFTFKNGITLRNRVLMAPMTNFSSKDNGEVTDEELEYYRVRSGGVGAVLTAVANVTDDGKGFHGEIGAHRDDLVPSLKQLADTIKGEGAKAILQIFHAGRMAPPELLPDNQTVSASAVAPVREGAMTPRELTNDEIETIIKAFGDATRRAIEAGFDGVEIHGANTYLIQQFFSPHSNRRDDKWGGSVEKRMAFPLAVINEVNKTVQEFGDESFIVGYRLSPEEREEPGITMEDTLTFTDRLAQEDLHYLHVSVQDFHQGSMRDESDTASRVQLIQDRVGDKLPIIGVGSLHTPDDVEKAMAGGVPLIALGREIIVEPEWIQKVESGRESEIRTSLSVDDRETLTVPEPLWQAIVNTKGWFPVKEHQNA